The stretch of DNA TCGACAATCAGGCGCTGGCCCTGATCGCGTTGTTCCGCGACAGGGCAAAGCCCGCAGAGCCGCCGGAAGAACTCCGGCTTGCTCCTGCGGAGTAAACGAGCCCTAGTAAATCGACTTAGGAGCCGGTTTCCAGGTCGAACGCGAGAATGGCCATGTTGAAGTCATAGGAGACTTCGCCGTCTTCATCATCGCGGAACAGCACGCCGATAAACTCATCGCCGATATAGACCTCAACCGAGTCATCCTTGATGGGACGATTGCGGACTTCAATCGTATCCAGCCGGAACTTCTTCCGCAGATAGGTTTCAAGCTGCTTGATTTCTGACTGATCCACGGCGACGGC from Pyruvatibacter sp. HU-CL02332 encodes:
- a CDS encoding DUF3126 family protein; this translates as MDQSEIKQLETYLRKKFRLDTIEVRNRPIKDDSVEVYIGDEFIGVLFRDDEDGEVSYDFNMAILAFDLETGS